A window of Candidatus Methylomirabilota bacterium contains these coding sequences:
- a CDS encoding PLP-dependent aspartate aminotransferase family protein — protein MDFETLAARGGRDVPSASRPLTPPIYQTNVYVFEDMDTVESVWEGKKPGFVYGRYGTANHTMLEDLVAALEGAEAACACASGMGATTALLFGLFAAGDHIVAARDLYGSTTAFLDDEGRRLGIETVFVDATEPAALLAALRPNTRAVFVESLSNPLLRLVDLEAVAPHLAERGIELIVDSSLASPAVMRPLEHGATIVMHSLTKFISGHGDVTGGMVLGRKAAMDRVRAAMIRSGTNLGPFDAWLATRGVRTLSVRVERQSANALALARFLETRPAVKRVYYPGLDSHPQRALAKRLMPGAAGAILSVDLKGGAVAVEGFMQRSRLMEFAPSFADVATTWTYPARTSHRRVSDETKAEMGIGAGLIRISVGLEKVEDLISDAKEALA, from the coding sequence GTGGATTTCGAAACCCTGGCAGCCCGTGGAGGCCGCGACGTTCCGTCCGCCAGCCGGCCGCTCACGCCGCCGATCTACCAGACCAACGTCTACGTCTTCGAGGACATGGACACGGTCGAGTCGGTGTGGGAGGGCAAGAAGCCCGGCTTCGTCTACGGACGCTACGGCACGGCGAACCACACCATGTTGGAGGATCTCGTGGCCGCGCTAGAGGGCGCCGAGGCGGCCTGCGCCTGCGCCTCGGGCATGGGCGCAACGACGGCGCTGCTCTTCGGGCTTTTCGCGGCGGGCGATCACATCGTGGCGGCGCGCGATCTCTATGGCTCGACCACGGCGTTCCTGGATGACGAAGGGCGCCGGCTCGGCATCGAGACCGTGTTCGTCGACGCCACCGAGCCCGCGGCCCTGCTGGCGGCCCTCCGGCCGAATACCCGCGCGGTGTTCGTCGAGTCGCTCTCGAACCCGCTCCTTCGCCTGGTCGACCTCGAGGCCGTGGCGCCGCACCTCGCGGAGCGGGGAATCGAGCTGATCGTGGACTCCTCCCTGGCCTCGCCCGCCGTAATGCGCCCACTCGAGCACGGGGCAACCATCGTCATGCACAGCCTGACCAAGTTCATCTCGGGGCACGGTGATGTCACCGGCGGCATGGTGCTGGGGCGCAAGGCGGCTATGGATCGCGTCCGCGCCGCGATGATTCGCTCGGGCACGAACCTCGGGCCCTTCGACGCCTGGCTCGCGACTCGCGGGGTCCGGACGTTGAGCGTGCGCGTCGAACGGCAGTCGGCCAATGCGCTCGCGCTGGCCCGCTTCCTCGAAACCCGCCCGGCCGTGAAGCGCGTGTACTATCCGGGGCTCGACTCGCACCCGCAGCGCGCGCTCGCCAAGCGCCTGATGCCCGGCGCGGCTGGGGCCATTCTGTCCGTGGACCTCAAGGGCGGGGCGGTGGCCGTCGAGGGCTTCATGCAGCGCTCCCGACTCATGGAGTTCGCCCCGAGCTTTGCCGACGTGGCGACCACCTGGACGTACCCCGCGCGGACGTCCCACCGACGCGTGTCCGATGAGACGAAGGCTGAGATGGGCATCGGCGCCGGGCTCATTCGGATCTCCGTCGGTCTTGAGAAGGTCGAGGACCTGATCAGCGACGCGAAAGAGGCCCTTGCCTGA
- the pdxT gene encoding pyridoxal 5'-phosphate synthase glutaminase subunit PdxT, with protein sequence MTIGVLALQGDFDLHGKALARIGHESVEVRLPRQLEQVDGLIMPGGESTTLLKLLDEWDFVPALEKFHAAGKPIFGTCAGLILLAREVESPKQPSLGLIDITAERNAYGRQKESFEMEGQADLGQGPRPLKMIFIRAPRIRRLGPVVTPLVMHQGQCVMARQGTVLVAAFHPELTDDQAVHRYFASMVRQAAG encoded by the coding sequence ATGACCATCGGGGTTCTCGCCCTCCAGGGCGACTTCGACCTGCACGGGAAGGCGCTCGCCCGGATCGGCCACGAGTCGGTCGAGGTGAGGCTGCCGCGCCAGCTCGAGCAGGTGGACGGGCTCATCATGCCCGGGGGTGAGAGCACCACGCTGCTCAAGCTCCTCGACGAGTGGGACTTCGTCCCGGCGCTCGAGAAGTTCCACGCCGCGGGCAAGCCCATCTTCGGCACCTGCGCGGGGCTGATCCTCCTCGCGCGCGAGGTAGAGAGCCCGAAGCAGCCGTCGCTCGGGCTCATCGACATCACGGCCGAGCGCAACGCCTACGGCCGGCAGAAGGAGAGCTTCGAGATGGAGGGGCAGGCCGACCTGGGGCAGGGCCCCCGGCCTCTCAAGATGATCTTCATCCGCGCGCCCCGGATCCGCAGGCTGGGCCCGGTCGTCACACCGCTCGTAATGCATCAGGGGCAGTGCGTCATGGCCCGCCAGGGCACGGTGCTGGTCGCCGCCTTCCACCCCGAGCTGACCGATGACCAGGCTGTGCACCGCTACTTCGCCTCCATGGTCCGGCAGGCCGCAGGGTAG
- the pdxS gene encoding pyridoxal 5'-phosphate synthase lyase subunit PdxS, which yields MELGTMRLKVGLAEMLKGGVIMDVTNAEQAKIAEDAGAVAVMALERVPSDIRKDGGVARMSPVKKIKEIQQTVSIPVMAKCRIGHFVEAQILESLGVDFIDESEVLTPADEHFHVDKFAFKVPFVCGCRDLGEALRRIGEGAAMIRTKGEAGSGNIVEAVRHMRAVISGIKRLKALAPEELMTEAKNLGAPYELLRWVAEHGKLPVPNFSAGGIATPADAALMMQLGAEAVFVGSGIFKSADPAARAKATVQATTHFKDADILAKVSEDLGDAMPGIETSKLKESDLFQTRGW from the coding sequence ATGGAGCTCGGGACGATGAGGCTCAAGGTCGGGCTGGCGGAGATGCTCAAGGGCGGCGTGATCATGGACGTGACGAACGCCGAGCAGGCCAAGATCGCGGAGGACGCGGGCGCCGTGGCGGTGATGGCGCTCGAGCGCGTCCCGTCGGACATCCGCAAGGATGGCGGCGTGGCGCGCATGTCGCCCGTGAAGAAGATCAAGGAGATCCAGCAGACGGTGTCCATCCCGGTCATGGCCAAGTGCCGCATCGGCCACTTCGTCGAGGCGCAGATTCTCGAGTCATTGGGCGTGGACTTCATCGACGAGTCCGAGGTGCTGACCCCCGCCGACGAGCACTTCCACGTGGACAAGTTCGCCTTCAAGGTGCCCTTCGTCTGTGGCTGCCGTGACCTGGGCGAGGCGCTCAGGCGCATCGGCGAAGGCGCGGCCATGATTCGCACCAAGGGCGAGGCCGGTTCGGGCAACATCGTCGAGGCCGTCCGCCACATGCGGGCTGTCATCTCCGGGATCAAGCGGCTCAAGGCGCTCGCGCCGGAGGAGCTGATGACCGAGGCCAAGAATCTCGGCGCGCCCTACGAGCTGCTGCGGTGGGTTGCCGAGCACGGCAAGCTGCCGGTGCCCAATTTCTCGGCCGGCGGCATCGCGACGCCGGCCGACGCGGCGCTCATGATGCAGCTGGGCGCCGAGGCCGTCTTCGTCGGCTCCGGCATCTTCAAGTCAGCCGATCCGGCGGCGCGCGCCAAGGCCACCGTGCAGGCGACCACCCACTTCAAGGACGCCGACATCCTGGCCAAGGTCTCCGAAGACCTGGGCGACGCCATGCCCGGCATCGAGACCTCCAAGCTCAAGGAGTCCGACCTGTTCCAGACCCGCGGCTGGTAG
- a CDS encoding GNAT family protein — MLATERATLVRPVVLEGRHVRLEPLGVDHARDLLAAASGPRQTYGFTTVPADEPSMAGYIEAALRDQEAGRALPFATVAKATGRVVGSTRFGNIEFWAWPPGSANQRGQDVPDAVEIGWTWLAVDVQRTPVNTEAKLLMLAHAFETWRVHRVSLMTDARNERSRRAILRLGARFDGVLRTARPASDGGIRDTAAFSILENEWPAVKTQLHSRLNQ, encoded by the coding sequence ATGCTGGCGACCGAGCGCGCGACCCTGGTGCGGCCTGTGGTGCTCGAGGGCCGGCACGTGCGGCTCGAGCCGTTGGGCGTCGATCATGCTCGGGACCTGCTCGCCGCAGCGAGCGGCCCGCGCCAGACCTACGGCTTCACCACCGTGCCGGCCGACGAGCCTTCCATGGCTGGCTACATCGAGGCGGCCCTGCGGGATCAGGAGGCGGGCCGGGCGCTGCCCTTCGCGACAGTCGCGAAGGCGACGGGCCGCGTGGTCGGCAGCACGCGCTTCGGCAACATCGAGTTCTGGGCGTGGCCGCCGGGCAGCGCGAACCAGCGCGGCCAGGACGTGCCCGACGCGGTTGAAATCGGCTGGACCTGGCTGGCCGTGGACGTCCAGCGGACGCCGGTCAACACCGAGGCGAAGCTGCTGATGCTCGCCCACGCCTTCGAAACGTGGCGGGTCCACCGCGTGAGCCTCATGACCGACGCGCGCAACGAGCGCTCGCGCCGCGCGATTCTGAGGCTGGGCGCGCGCTTCGACGGCGTCCTGCGGACGGCGCGCCCCGCCTCCGATGGCGGAATTCGCGACACGGCGGCCTTCTCGATCCTGGAGAACGAGTGGCCGGCGGTCAAGACGCAGCTTCACTCACGACTGAACCAGTGA